In a genomic window of Nodosilinea sp. E11:
- a CDS encoding ABC transporter substrate-binding protein gives MFNGGLNLDNLFAGRTSRRRVLQQATLFGVSAAIAACGRPSQQASQSTGIREVKFTHGLGLCNMPLFYSIETDLFKERDVKGRLSMTIGAGDSAVQLAAGQVEMAVTPYTNALAAYTNSPSFQVVAGSGVEGLMLVASPEVKTIADLKGKKLGTAQADTLEIMAFDYLKANNLTYNDVEVVYFGDSFETTAAMINGDIAACTLIEPYSTSVLNQINGNRLGDGIDLYGQAYPDCVLAARKDFIEREPEIVKNVIKTFFEAQYQIENNFSKAAEVTIGKYYKTEMDNLLAAAQAQPPGVDIRDKRDFMFERSDSMLALNYISKAPDDDFVNFSLLDDVINENPELWERVKVKSLST, from the coding sequence ATGTTTAACGGTGGACTTAACTTAGATAACCTGTTTGCTGGACGCACCAGCCGCCGCCGGGTTTTGCAACAGGCTACGCTGTTTGGGGTATCAGCTGCGATCGCCGCCTGCGGTCGCCCCAGCCAACAAGCCAGCCAATCCACAGGCATTAGAGAGGTCAAATTTACCCATGGACTAGGCCTTTGCAACATGCCCCTGTTCTATTCCATCGAAACCGATCTCTTTAAAGAACGAGACGTCAAGGGCCGTCTATCGATGACCATTGGTGCGGGTGATTCAGCGGTTCAGCTAGCGGCTGGTCAGGTAGAAATGGCCGTCACCCCCTACACCAACGCTTTAGCAGCCTATACCAATTCCCCCAGTTTTCAGGTGGTCGCCGGTAGCGGGGTAGAAGGTCTGATGCTAGTGGCTAGCCCAGAGGTAAAGACCATCGCCGATTTAAAGGGCAAAAAGCTGGGTACAGCCCAAGCCGATACCTTAGAGATCATGGCCTTTGACTATCTCAAGGCCAACAATCTCACCTACAACGATGTTGAAGTGGTCTATTTTGGTGACTCCTTTGAAACAACCGCTGCCATGATCAATGGCGATATTGCCGCCTGCACGCTAATCGAACCCTATTCAACCTCTGTTCTCAACCAGATCAATGGCAACCGCTTAGGCGATGGCATCGATCTCTACGGTCAGGCTTATCCCGACTGTGTGCTTGCCGCCAGAAAAGATTTCATTGAGCGAGAGCCCGAAATCGTTAAAAACGTGATTAAAACGTTTTTTGAGGCTCAATACCAAATTGAAAACAACTTCTCAAAAGCCGCAGAAGTCACCATCGGCAAGTACTACAAAACCGAAATGGACAACCTGCTGGCAGCCGCCCAGGCTCAACCCCCCGGTGTCGATATTCGTGACAAGCGCGACTTCATGTTTGAGCGCTCAGACAGTATGCTGGCGCTCAACTATATTTCCAAAGCGCCCGACGATGATTTTGTCAACTTTTCATTGCTAGATGATGTGATCAATGAAAACCCAGAGCTTTGGGAACGAGTCAAGGTGAAGTCGCTGTCTACCTAG
- a CDS encoding TetR/AcrR family transcriptional regulator, with amino-acid sequence MPNATFFNLPNAKRQGIVNCAIAEFASTDYDSASISNITKQAKIAKGSFYQYFADKKDLYLHLIDLATEQKIAYFKASHPPDSQLGFFGYLRWLFSASTQFDLAHPALSQIVNRAFYGDLYFRDEVLKRTQIASLGYTRELVEQGIAQGDIDPSIDTDFAVFMLSTLAHRLRDFIPQRLGLTPEQLAQSQLSQEDCAAIEQTFDDLVRVLEHGLGRSPNPAPH; translated from the coding sequence ATGCCCAACGCCACCTTTTTTAACCTACCCAATGCCAAGCGCCAGGGGATTGTCAATTGCGCGATCGCAGAATTTGCCAGCACGGACTACGACAGCGCCTCGATTTCTAACATCACCAAACAGGCCAAGATCGCCAAGGGAAGTTTTTACCAATATTTCGCTGACAAAAAAGACCTTTACCTGCATCTGATCGACCTGGCTACAGAGCAAAAAATCGCCTACTTCAAAGCCTCTCATCCCCCAGACTCGCAGCTTGGCTTCTTTGGCTATCTGCGCTGGCTGTTCAGTGCTAGCACCCAGTTTGACCTGGCCCACCCGGCCCTGAGCCAGATCGTCAACCGGGCCTTCTACGGCGACCTCTACTTCCGCGATGAGGTGCTGAAACGGACCCAGATCGCTTCCTTGGGCTACACCCGTGAGCTGGTCGAACAGGGGATTGCCCAGGGCGATATCGACCCCAGTATCGATACCGACTTTGCGGTATTTATGCTCAGCACCCTAGCTCACCGGCTACGAGACTTTATTCCCCAGCGGTTGGGCCTAACGCCAGAACAGCTGGCTCAAAGTCAGCTCTCCCAGGAGGATTGTGCTGCCATTGAGCAGACCTTTGACGATCTGGTGCGAGTGCTGGAGCACGGCTTGGGGCGATCGCCCAACCCGGCCCCCCACTAA
- a CDS encoding ABC transporter permease, translating into MKTQISLAAIDQPDLRAQAKRRRKNTRVKTLKHYGEKIGWLVASLTTFVLIWESLAFFGLIDTAILPPPHQFLGEVANQEQFFDRQLGATRVGGNFVALTAISATLKRVFAGIFFGFIAAFSCGLFASYFRLFGKLTLPTFTLLAPISATAWIPLAILLFGVGDAPAIFIVFIGIFFSLTLATVDCIKNVDQLYINTGLVLGASRWQIMRYIVVPAIIPSLFVVLRINFFAAWASVLAAEMVGVNTGLGAMVMVARQMFNVRLMFLGMTLIGLVGYTIDVCFAQVQNRVLWWKAATKI; encoded by the coding sequence ATGAAAACACAGATTTCTCTAGCTGCGATCGACCAACCCGACTTGCGTGCCCAAGCCAAACGGCGACGAAAAAATACAAGGGTGAAGACGCTAAAGCACTATGGCGAGAAAATTGGTTGGCTGGTTGCTTCGTTAACCACCTTTGTACTGATCTGGGAGTCTTTAGCCTTTTTTGGCTTGATTGACACCGCTATTTTGCCGCCACCCCATCAGTTTTTGGGTGAAGTTGCCAATCAAGAACAGTTTTTTGATCGCCAGTTGGGCGCTACCCGTGTTGGTGGCAACTTTGTGGCGCTCACGGCAATTAGTGCAACCCTTAAACGGGTTTTTGCCGGCATCTTCTTTGGTTTTATCGCGGCGTTCTCCTGTGGCTTATTCGCTTCCTACTTCAGGCTATTCGGCAAACTGACGCTGCCTACATTCACGCTTCTAGCACCGATTTCCGCTACAGCCTGGATTCCTTTGGCCATTCTGTTGTTTGGAGTAGGGGATGCCCCAGCTATTTTCATCGTATTTATTGGTATCTTCTTCTCGCTCACCTTAGCTACGGTCGATTGCATCAAAAATGTCGATCAACTGTATATCAATACCGGCCTGGTTTTAGGAGCCAGCCGGTGGCAGATTATGCGCTATATTGTTGTGCCAGCGATTATTCCCAGCTTGTTTGTGGTCTTGAGGATCAACTTTTTTGCAGCCTGGGCCTCGGTACTGGCCGCAGAAATGGTGGGCGTTAACACCGGGCTCGGGGCTATGGTCATGGTAGCTCGACAAATGTTTAACGTCAGACTGATGTTTTTAGGTATGACCCTGATTGGTTTGGTGGGCTACACCATTGATGTGTGCTTTGCCCAGGTGCAAAACCGGGTGCTCTGGTGGAAGGCCGCCACCAAAATCTAA
- a CDS encoding amidase: MTIYHLTATEAIAHLSASKVSSLELAQACLERVNQRERVVEAWQYLNANQVIDQAIACDRTSDAAKPLGALHGIPVAVKDICATADMPTGWGTPIHAGQQLNYDAAVVERLRAAGAIIMGKTVSTEYALARAGKTKNPHNPNHSPGGSSSGSAAAVADRMVPVAIGTQTGGSVLRPAAYCGVLGFKPSFGTISRFGVMPVCRDLDHVGVFARSLADIALLCSVLMGTDGRDPDCLGPDCLGAGMPNEPLQLGRSPRLGFVRTSAWHEVEAEAQAALVDSLEKLAQAGATVAEVSMPSTWEDYLATIDVLMACGAAVNHGPDYDRHGEALSPQLRQVIERGRTYGSLAYGAARQAVVDYSAALAPIWAEFDALVTPVTTGPAPEGLQNTGSFKFCGPWTLLGVPALSVPVGRAKHNLPLAMQLVGARGADWHLLAVADWVMAQLGDACQVEPPV, encoded by the coding sequence ATGACTATCTATCATCTGACTGCGACTGAAGCGATCGCTCACTTGTCGGCATCCAAAGTTTCATCGCTGGAGCTGGCACAAGCCTGTCTAGAGCGCGTCAATCAACGAGAAAGGGTGGTTGAAGCCTGGCAGTATTTGAATGCCAACCAGGTGATCGATCAGGCGATCGCCTGCGATCGCACCTCAGACGCAGCGAAACCCCTAGGCGCTCTCCACGGCATTCCGGTGGCAGTCAAAGACATCTGCGCCACGGCAGATATGCCCACCGGTTGGGGCACCCCTATCCATGCGGGCCAGCAGCTAAATTACGATGCGGCGGTGGTAGAGCGCTTGCGGGCCGCCGGGGCGATCATCATGGGCAAAACGGTGTCTACCGAGTACGCCCTGGCCAGAGCTGGCAAAACCAAGAATCCTCACAACCCGAACCACAGCCCTGGCGGTAGCTCTAGCGGCTCGGCGGCAGCGGTGGCCGATCGCATGGTGCCGGTCGCCATTGGCACCCAAACTGGGGGGTCGGTGCTGCGCCCGGCGGCCTACTGCGGGGTGCTGGGGTTTAAGCCCAGCTTTGGCACCATCTCTCGGTTTGGGGTGATGCCCGTCTGTCGCGATCTCGACCATGTGGGGGTGTTTGCCCGCAGCCTGGCCGATATTGCCCTGCTCTGCTCGGTGCTGATGGGTACCGATGGCCGCGACCCCGATTGTTTGGGGCCAGATTGTTTAGGGGCGGGGATGCCCAACGAGCCGCTTCAGCTGGGACGATCGCCTCGGCTCGGGTTTGTGCGCACCTCCGCTTGGCATGAGGTGGAAGCCGAGGCCCAAGCCGCCCTAGTCGATAGCCTGGAGAAACTGGCCCAGGCCGGAGCAACCGTAGCCGAAGTCTCGATGCCCTCCACCTGGGAGGACTATCTAGCCACCATCGATGTGCTGATGGCCTGTGGCGCGGCGGTCAACCATGGCCCAGACTACGATCGCCACGGTGAGGCCCTATCTCCCCAACTGCGGCAGGTGATTGAGCGGGGTCGCACCTACGGCAGCTTGGCCTACGGGGCAGCGCGGCAAGCCGTGGTTGACTACAGCGCTGCTTTAGCGCCCATCTGGGCGGAGTTTGATGCCCTGGTCACCCCGGTCACCACCGGGCCAGCCCCGGAAGGCTTGCAGAATACCGGCTCCTTTAAGTTTTGCGGCCCCTGGACCCTGTTGGGTGTCCCGGCGCTGAGTGTGCCGGTCGGGAGGGCTAAGCATAATCTGCCCCTGGCGATGCAGCTGGTGGGGGCGCGGGGTGCCGACTGGCACCTCTTGGCCGTAGCCGATTGGGTGATGGCCCAACTGGGCGATGCCTGCCAGGTAGAGCCACCGGTTTAG
- a CDS encoding aspartate/glutamate racemase family protein yields the protein MKLLLVNSNSTQTVSDRMVAIARTVAAPDTTITGLTAPGHAVIRSHFEFAEAAVQTVATLKAHASGHDAAIIGCFGDPGLKAARHELAIPVVGIAEAAMLSAHLLGGYYSIVTFGAHNAMTITDLARSYGLHTRLASVRIADISYGAVLADPNQAIAACRAACQQALDQDNADVLILGGGPVTGLSTQLAADLGVPVLDGVACATKLAESLVACGYTTSRRGLYQPC from the coding sequence ATGAAACTACTGTTGGTCAACAGCAACTCTACCCAGACGGTGAGCGATCGCATGGTGGCGATCGCCCGCACCGTCGCCGCCCCCGACACCACCATTACCGGCCTTACTGCCCCAGGCCATGCCGTGATTCGCTCCCATTTTGAATTTGCCGAAGCCGCCGTTCAGACCGTTGCGACCCTCAAAGCCCATGCTTCCGGTCATGACGCCGCCATCATCGGCTGCTTTGGCGATCCGGGGCTGAAGGCGGCCCGTCACGAGCTGGCCATCCCCGTGGTTGGCATCGCTGAGGCGGCGATGTTGAGTGCCCACCTGCTGGGGGGCTACTACAGCATTGTCACCTTCGGCGCGCACAACGCCATGACGATTACCGACCTGGCCCGCAGCTACGGGCTGCACACCCGGCTGGCCTCCGTTCGCATTGCCGACATCAGCTATGGGGCCGTTTTGGCCGATCCTAACCAGGCGATCGCCGCCTGCCGAGCCGCCTGCCAGCAGGCCCTAGACCAAGACAACGCCGATGTGCTGATTTTGGGCGGTGGCCCAGTCACCGGGCTCTCGACCCAGCTCGCCGCCGACTTGGGGGTGCCCGTGCTCGATGGCGTTGCCTGCGCCACCAAACTAGCCGAATCTTTGGTGGCCTGCGGCTACACCACCAGCCGCCGAGGGCTATACCAACCCTGCTAA
- a CDS encoding efflux RND transporter periplasmic adaptor subunit: MVSQPYPSDATAPDSTKLDSPPLATAESPGSAPPDSRPASSPASTPNRQSRLRRFWWLIPLVGVVFTVGGISVVRLRDAASEAAVVAAPAPLTVQTVTAERGSIQAWVSSEGTVQAVRFKHLAFDVDGDITYLASREGRTLRAGDAVRQGELLAQIDDRTLQADINQAEAQVNEAQRQRGAATANVAQMESQVASARAQVAQAEAQVAQAQTAQNLAQTELQRYQQLFSQGAISASDLDNRRGTVQDAGSQAAAAQAQVQTAQAQVSTAQAQVQSAREQLRATDSQIATAQARLNQAQVTLEGTRLYAPFDGIVAYLNIRENEYYSLQAVSSQLGNYQELLSRVPIVVIDPSEFEVVADLSAGVGDRIQPGQTALVTASNGTALTQSQAGGSLIDSAQAQGSIFAVNPAVSPGNRAIQATARMTSGSGNLQHGASVNLWIAAAEQGDTVVVPLNAIAFRDQGAYVFVVNEATSTVEQRPVELGLEGFDQREVLSGLQAGEQIVTVGQNGLADGATVRVVGDRATQGGL; encoded by the coding sequence ATGGTTTCTCAACCCTATCCGTCCGACGCTACCGCCCCAGACTCGACAAAACTAGACTCGCCGCCGCTGGCTACGGCTGAGTCTCCCGGCTCTGCTCCCCCCGACTCCAGACCTGCTTCTAGTCCTGCATCTACACCGAATCGACAGTCCCGGCTTAGGCGCTTTTGGTGGCTGATTCCCCTGGTGGGGGTGGTGTTTACCGTGGGCGGTATTTCGGTGGTGCGTCTGCGAGATGCCGCCAGCGAAGCGGCGGTGGTGGCGGCCCCGGCACCTCTGACGGTGCAAACGGTGACCGCAGAGCGAGGCTCGATTCAGGCCTGGGTGTCGAGCGAGGGCACGGTGCAGGCGGTGCGGTTTAAGCACCTGGCCTTTGATGTCGATGGCGATATCACCTATTTGGCCAGCCGCGAGGGGCGCACCCTGCGGGCGGGCGACGCCGTGCGCCAGGGAGAACTGCTGGCCCAGATCGACGATCGCACCCTCCAGGCCGACATCAACCAGGCGGAGGCTCAGGTGAATGAAGCCCAGCGGCAGCGCGGGGCCGCGACCGCCAATGTGGCCCAGATGGAGTCGCAGGTGGCCTCGGCCCGAGCCCAGGTGGCCCAGGCCGAGGCCCAGGTAGCCCAGGCCCAAACAGCGCAAAATCTGGCCCAAACCGAATTGCAGCGGTATCAGCAGCTGTTTAGCCAGGGGGCAATTTCCGCCAGTGATCTCGACAATCGGCGCGGCACCGTACAGGATGCGGGTAGCCAGGCGGCAGCGGCCCAGGCTCAGGTGCAGACGGCCCAGGCCCAGGTCAGCACCGCCCAGGCCCAGGTGCAGTCGGCGCGGGAGCAGCTCCGGGCGACAGATTCGCAGATTGCCACCGCCCAGGCCCGGCTCAACCAGGCCCAGGTGACCCTCGAAGGCACGCGGCTCTACGCCCCCTTTGATGGCATTGTCGCCTACCTCAATATTCGCGAGAACGAGTACTACAGCCTCCAGGCGGTGTCGTCGCAGCTGGGCAACTACCAGGAGCTGCTGAGCCGGGTGCCGATTGTGGTGATTGACCCCAGCGAGTTTGAGGTGGTGGCCGACCTGTCGGCGGGTGTGGGCGATCGCATTCAGCCCGGCCAGACGGCCCTGGTGACCGCCAGCAATGGCACAGCCCTAACTCAATCCCAGGCCGGGGGTAGCCTGATCGACAGCGCCCAGGCCCAGGGCAGCATCTTTGCGGTGAATCCGGCGGTCAGCCCCGGCAACCGGGCGATTCAGGCGACGGCGCGGATGACCAGCGGCTCGGGTAATCTCCAGCACGGGGCCAGCGTCAATCTCTGGATTGCCGCCGCTGAGCAGGGCGATACCGTGGTGGTGCCGCTGAATGCGATCGCCTTTCGCGATCAGGGGGCCTACGTCTTTGTGGTCAACGAAGCGACTAGCACCGTCGAGCAGCGGCCCGTGGAGCTGGGCCTGGAAGGGTTTGACCAGCGGGAGGTTCTCAGCGGCCTGCAGGCCGGAGAACAGATCGTCACCGTGGGTCAAAACGGTCTGGCCGACGGGGCCACCGTGCGCGTGGTCGGCGATCGCGCCACTCAAGGAGGGCTGTAG
- a CDS encoding amidohydrolase family protein has translation MVSSIIRGKYIICKVLSRTEAEVICDGAIFQQDGQIVAIGTYEEISAKYEADELLGSSQDVVMPGFVNSHHHVGLTPFQLGSPDHPLELWFASRMAARTVDPYLDTLYSAFEMLESGITTVQHIHGWRKGPASSWPAITEKILKAYEDIGMRVSYCFAVRDQNRLVYEADEAFVEKLPPSIAPEIGAYLKDQAVPVQDYMDFFDHLWQQWNKGADGRVRIQMAPANLHWCSDEALMVQKDYSEKFGVGMHMHLLETAYQKEYAHRRSGKSAVRHLYDLGFLGPHLTLGHGVWLSEEDIELVKETGTMICHNASSNLRLQSGIAPLNHFAKHGVKVGIGLDEAGINDDRDMLQEMRLVLKLHRVPGMDELVPTSPQVFQMATEHGAETTGFAESVGTLEVGKAADLVMMNWHHIAYPYLDQDVPVLDAVIHRSRMSGVDMVMVNGEVVLSKGKFTRIDKEAILAELAESLNVPLTSEEERRRELSKEVFPYVKGFYDGWLNHSGCNPFYCQNAHH, from the coding sequence GTGGTATCGTCCATTATTCGAGGCAAATACATCATCTGTAAGGTGCTGAGCCGAACAGAGGCCGAAGTCATTTGTGACGGGGCAATTTTCCAGCAAGATGGCCAGATCGTTGCCATTGGCACCTACGAAGAAATTTCAGCTAAGTACGAAGCTGATGAGCTTTTAGGCTCTTCCCAAGACGTAGTGATGCCCGGATTTGTCAATAGCCATCACCACGTTGGGCTAACCCCCTTTCAGCTTGGTTCCCCCGACCATCCCCTTGAGCTTTGGTTTGCCAGTCGCATGGCGGCCCGCACGGTTGATCCCTACCTCGATACCCTATACTCCGCCTTTGAAATGCTGGAGTCAGGGATCACAACCGTTCAGCATATTCACGGCTGGCGAAAGGGACCCGCCTCTAGTTGGCCAGCGATCACCGAAAAAATTCTTAAAGCCTACGAAGACATTGGTATGCGGGTCTCCTACTGCTTTGCGGTGCGCGACCAAAATCGACTGGTCTACGAAGCCGATGAGGCCTTTGTCGAAAAATTGCCGCCCAGCATCGCCCCCGAAATTGGTGCTTACCTCAAAGACCAAGCGGTACCCGTCCAAGACTATATGGATTTTTTTGACCACCTTTGGCAGCAGTGGAACAAAGGCGCTGACGGCAGAGTACGCATTCAAATGGCCCCCGCCAACCTGCACTGGTGCTCCGATGAAGCCCTGATGGTGCAAAAGGACTATTCTGAAAAGTTTGGCGTGGGCATGCACATGCACCTGCTAGAAACGGCCTACCAAAAAGAATATGCTCACCGCCGCTCCGGCAAATCAGCCGTACGTCACCTCTACGACCTGGGCTTTTTAGGCCCCCATTTAACCCTCGGCCACGGCGTTTGGCTGTCCGAAGAAGACATTGAACTGGTCAAAGAAACCGGCACCATGATTTGCCACAATGCCAGCTCTAACCTGCGATTGCAGAGCGGCATTGCCCCCCTAAATCACTTTGCCAAACACGGCGTCAAGGTGGGTATTGGCCTCGACGAAGCCGGTATCAACGACGATCGCGATATGCTTCAGGAAATGCGCCTGGTGCTAAAACTCCACCGCGTACCCGGTATGGATGAGCTAGTGCCGACCTCGCCCCAGGTGTTTCAAATGGCCACCGAGCACGGTGCAGAAACCACCGGTTTTGCTGAATCTGTTGGCACCTTAGAGGTCGGTAAGGCAGCAGATTTAGTCATGATGAATTGGCACCATATTGCCTACCCCTACCTCGATCAAGATGTTCCGGTTTTAGATGCTGTGATCCACCGCAGCCGTATGTCTGGGGTCGATATGGTGATGGTCAATGGCGAAGTTGTGCTGTCAAAGGGCAAGTTTACCCGGATTGACAAAGAGGCTATTTTGGCCGAGCTAGCCGAGTCCCTCAATGTTCCCCTCACGTCAGAAGAAGAACGGCGACGAGAACTGTCTAAGGAGGTCTTTCCCTACGTTAAGGGCTTTTATGATGGCTGGCTAAATCACTCGGGGTGCAATCCGTTCTACTGCCAAAATGCCCACCATTAG
- the hydA gene encoding dihydropyrimidinase: MTTLDLVIRGGTVATATDIMQCDLGIKDGRIVALAEHLEGDRVIDAAGQWVLPGGVDAHCHLDQPMSDGSVMADDFYTGTVSAACGGTTTVIPFACQMKGGSLKDAVADYHQRADGKPVIDYAFHLIVSDPTPEVLETELPQLIQMGYTSFKIYMTYDDLKLNDRQVLDILALARQEQAFVMIHAENADCIGWMVQQLERLGRLAPRYHAASRPMLVEREATHRAIALAELVDVPILIVHVSGAEAIEQIQWAQNRGLRIYGETCPQYLFLTEEDLGGEHGFEGAKCICSPPPRDKANQQVVWDGLVNGVFQVFSSDHAPFRYADPLGKQIQGTQASFKYVPNGIPGIETRLPLLFSEGVLQERIDINTFVALTATNPAKLYGLYPRKGTIAIGSDADVVIWNTDQSITLTNDRLHHNVDYTPYAGMTLQAWPEVVLSRGEVVYQQGQFTAAAGRGEFLACDRPAYAKPYRRDRPVV; encoded by the coding sequence ATGACAACTCTGGATCTGGTGATTCGCGGTGGCACTGTGGCCACGGCCACAGACATCATGCAATGCGACCTGGGCATTAAGGATGGCCGTATTGTGGCCCTGGCCGAGCATCTAGAGGGCGATCGGGTGATTGATGCGGCGGGGCAGTGGGTTTTGCCGGGCGGGGTAGACGCCCATTGCCACCTCGATCAGCCGATGTCCGATGGCTCGGTGATGGCCGATGATTTTTATACTGGCACCGTATCCGCCGCCTGTGGGGGCACCACCACGGTGATTCCCTTCGCCTGCCAGATGAAAGGCGGATCGCTCAAAGATGCCGTCGCCGACTACCACCAGCGGGCCGACGGTAAGCCGGTGATTGACTATGCCTTTCACTTAATCGTGTCAGACCCCACCCCGGAGGTGCTAGAGACCGAGCTGCCCCAACTGATTCAGATGGGGTATACCTCCTTCAAAATCTACATGACCTATGACGACCTCAAGCTCAACGATCGCCAGGTGCTCGATATACTCGCCCTGGCCCGGCAAGAGCAGGCTTTCGTCATGATCCATGCCGAAAATGCCGACTGCATTGGCTGGATGGTGCAGCAGCTAGAGCGCCTGGGCCGCCTAGCCCCCCGTTACCACGCCGCCTCTCGGCCCATGCTGGTTGAGCGAGAGGCCACCCACCGGGCGATCGCCCTGGCCGAGCTGGTGGATGTACCGATTTTGATTGTGCATGTGTCTGGGGCCGAGGCGATCGAGCAAATTCAGTGGGCTCAAAATCGCGGTCTGAGAATCTATGGCGAAACCTGCCCCCAGTACCTGTTTCTCACCGAGGAGGATTTGGGTGGCGAGCACGGGTTTGAGGGGGCCAAATGCATTTGTAGCCCTCCCCCTCGGGATAAAGCCAACCAGCAGGTCGTTTGGGATGGGCTGGTGAATGGAGTGTTTCAGGTGTTTTCCTCCGACCATGCCCCCTTTCGCTATGCCGACCCGTTGGGGAAGCAGATTCAGGGCACTCAGGCATCGTTCAAGTATGTGCCCAATGGCATACCGGGCATTGAGACTCGCCTGCCGCTGCTGTTTTCTGAGGGCGTCTTGCAGGAGCGGATTGATATCAACACCTTTGTCGCTCTCACCGCTACCAACCCGGCCAAGCTCTACGGGCTGTATCCTCGCAAAGGCACGATCGCCATTGGCAGCGATGCCGATGTGGTGATTTGGAACACCGATCAGTCGATCACCCTCACCAACGATCGCCTGCACCATAACGTTGACTACACCCCCTACGCGGGTATGACCCTGCAAGCCTGGCCCGAAGTGGTGCTCTCGCGGGGCGAGGTGGTCTATCAGCAGGGGCAGTTCACCGCCGCAGCTGGGCGGGGCGAGTTTTTAGCCTGCGATCGCCCCGCCTATGCCAAACCCTACCGCCGCGATCGCCCCGTTGTTTAA
- a CDS encoding amidohydrolase family protein produces the protein MAAIQSSSNLASGNKSSGNQSPGNLIVKNALVLPSAHAPALPHTDILIEQGVITALGPDLAHPPDCAVVDATHRLVAPGLINGHFHSHEHFHKGRFDNLPLELWMHFVRPPVPPPALTPDQVYLRTLIGAIEALRTGTTFVVDDVNQAPQLSIDCIEAVFRAYDDIGLRALVSVSLYDLPFYRAVPFFDEEMPAAQRQALDRQGAPNRDRQLDIAHHLAKTRHPRQHRVGYVVAPSAPQRCTAAFLKELAALAETYDLPMILHLLETRLQAVTGQLFYQRSMVDYLDDLGVLSERLALQHCVWLTPDDIETLSRSGASAVYNPLSNLKLGSGSMPLRSFLAANVNVALASDGCGSRDSVNMLSVVQAAALLNKSPHDPPEQWVSAAEAFHCGTVGGAKAFGHGSDLGKIAVGYQADLVGYRCDRMPFVPLNHPLRQLTYAETGGSVDLVIVDGAVVMENSRLITLDEPQIIEKICELHRQLLPNLEASEATVKELLPYYRRIYDRCLEQDIDPYYSQR, from the coding sequence ATGGCTGCAATTCAGTCTTCGAGCAATCTGGCTTCGGGCAACAAGTCTTCGGGCAACCAATCTCCGGGCAACCTGATCGTTAAAAACGCCCTGGTGTTGCCCTCCGCCCACGCTCCGGCGCTGCCCCACACCGATATTTTGATCGAGCAGGGGGTGATCACGGCCCTGGGGCCAGATCTGGCTCATCCCCCCGACTGTGCGGTGGTCGACGCCACCCATCGGCTGGTGGCCCCCGGTTTAATCAACGGCCATTTTCACTCCCATGAGCATTTCCACAAGGGTCGCTTCGACAATTTGCCCCTAGAACTGTGGATGCATTTTGTTCGCCCGCCGGTGCCACCCCCGGCCCTCACCCCTGACCAGGTCTACCTGCGGACGCTGATTGGCGCGATCGAAGCCCTGCGCACGGGCACTACCTTTGTGGTCGATGACGTAAACCAGGCCCCCCAGCTCTCGATCGATTGCATTGAGGCGGTGTTTCGCGCCTACGATGACATTGGTCTGCGGGCCTTAGTCAGCGTCAGCCTCTACGATTTACCCTTCTACCGGGCGGTGCCCTTCTTTGATGAGGAAATGCCCGCCGCCCAGCGTCAGGCCCTCGATCGCCAGGGAGCCCCCAACCGCGATCGCCAGCTAGACATTGCTCACCACCTGGCCAAAACCCGCCATCCCCGCCAGCATCGGGTCGGGTATGTAGTCGCCCCTTCGGCCCCCCAGCGCTGTACCGCTGCTTTTTTAAAGGAACTGGCCGCCCTGGCCGAAACCTACGACCTGCCGATGATTCTCCACCTGCTTGAAACCCGCTTGCAGGCGGTGACGGGTCAGCTGTTCTACCAGCGCTCTATGGTCGATTATTTAGACGATTTAGGGGTTTTGTCTGAGCGTCTGGCCCTTCAGCACTGCGTGTGGCTGACCCCTGATGATATTGAAACACTCAGCCGCTCGGGGGCCAGCGCCGTTTACAACCCGCTGTCTAACCTCAAGCTGGGCAGTGGGTCGATGCCCTTGCGATCCTTTCTCGCAGCCAATGTCAACGTGGCCCTGGCCAGCGATGGCTGCGGCTCCCGCGACAGCGTCAATATGCTCTCCGTCGTTCAGGCCGCCGCCCTGCTGAATAAGTCGCCCCACGACCCGCCCGAGCAATGGGTCTCGGCAGCAGAAGCGTTTCACTGCGGCACCGTTGGCGGGGCAAAAGCCTTTGGCCACGGTAGTGATCTGGGCAAAATCGCGGTGGGCTACCAGGCCGATCTGGTGGGCTATCGATGCGATCGCATGCCCTTTGTGCCGCTTAACCATCCGCTGCGACAGCTCACCTACGCTGAAACCGGCGGCTCGGTAGACTTAGTCATCGTCGATGGTGCTGTAGTGATGGAAAACAGCCGCCTTATTACCCTTGATGAGCCGCAGATCATTGAAAAAATCTGTGAGCTACACCGGCAGCTATTACCAAACCTCGAAGCCTCGGAAGCCACGGTAAAGGAGCTATTGCCCTACTACCGCCGCATCTACGATCGCTGCTTAGAACAAGACATTGATCCATATTATTCACAGAGATGA